AGCTGAGCGTCCCCGGGGTCGCCGTGGCCCATGTTTTGCCGCATGGTGGCCAGGAAGCGCTCTTTGTATTTGCCCTCGGGGGCGCTGATCCGCTCTGCAACCCAGGCTTTTTCGTCATCCGCCAGTTCCTCCAGAAACTTTTCACCCAGCCTCGCCGCCCGGCCTGCCAGAGGCCTGGGGACGTTGGCCGCGATGGCCGGCAAACCCTGTTCCCGCGCGAATTCCACCAGAGGTCGGTAATCCGTGGCGTAGTTTGGCCAAGGGCGGGAATAGGCCAGAAATTCCTCTTCGGTGATCTCGCCCAGCAGATATTGGTCCAGCCAGGTTTGGACGTCCCGCTCGAACATCTCGAAGGAAAGGGCCAGGCGCGGGTCCACAGCCTGCAATTCCCGCAGCAGAGAGGCCTGGGCGGAGTGGATGGCGGCGTTGCCGTGCCATTCCCCAAAAAAGATCAGGTCATATTTTTTCAGTTGCCTGGCCAGTTGCGAGGCCTCCAGCGCTTTGCCCGTTTTGGCGTTTACAAATATGGGTCCGCTGCCCGCCAGAGCTGTTCCCAGCAGGCATAGAAGGGCTATTAATATCACAGTGCGCATCAGTTCTCCTTTAGGTGATAATCTAAGCGCTTTTCCCGGTGGAAGCCATCAGCAAATTCGCTAAAGCGCCCGCGCTTGGCCTCCGGAACGCGCACCACCAGTTCCGCCCGTTCCGCCCAGTTTGCCGAGGCGATCTCTCCCCCCAGCGAGTGCACCAGCTTGGTAAGGGAATCCACCACCGCGTATTCGGCAGCCACGCTGAACCAGCTTTGCGCCTCCGCGGGCACCTTGTCGGCCAGTTCCAGGGCGTGTTCCGCCGTGTTTCCATAGGCCTCGATCAAGCCTTTCACCCCCAGTTTCACGCCTCCATACCAGCGGCTCACGATGGCCAGGACATTGGTCATACCCGCCCGCAAGAGCGCGTTGAGGATGGGCTTTCCCGCCGTTCCGGAGGGTTCCCCGGCATCGGAATAGTACTGGATCTCGCGTTCCCAGCCGCAGACGTAGGCGAAGCAGTTGTGGGTGGCGCCGGCGTATTCCCGGTTGTGGGCGGCGATCAGTTCCCTGGCCTGTTCCGGGCCCGCGATGGGGAAGAGGAAGCAGCGGAAAACCGAGCGCTTGATCTTTTGCCCAAATTCGGCCGGCCGGGAGATCGTTTGCCTGCTCATTTCACCTTGGGGAGGTCTTTCCAGCGCGTCGTATAGGCCGGGGAGAGGCGTGCCCGCTTCATCTCCCATTCCTTTTTCACGCCGCAGCTCGCGTAGAACACCGTATCCCGCCCGCAGCGCCGGTTGATGCGGTCGATGGCGTCGATCAGGGCTTTGCGGTTGTCGTCCAGATAGTTGGTTTCGATCAGGTTCAGCGGCACGTCGCCCTCGTCCATGATGTCGGAGAACATCACGCCCGCCTTTTTGTATTCGAATCCGGGCAGATGGAGGTCCCGCAGCAGGGCCAGGCCGGTTCTGATGAGGTCCGGAGTGTAAGCCGTGGGCGTGGATAGCGTGGTTTGGGCGGAATTGTTGTATTGGGGCCCTTCCTTGAAGCGGTTGGTGCTCAGGAACACCATCATGTGCCCCGCCACGCTGTGTTGGGCGCGGATCTTCTCGGCGGCGCGGGTGATATAGGTGGAAACGGCCTCTTCCAGTTCCGCGAGGTCCGAAACCTGCTTGCCAAAGGATTTGGAGCAGA
This region of Candidatus Syntrophosphaera sp. genomic DNA includes:
- a CDS encoding IMPACT family protein — its product is MSRQTISRPAEFGQKIKRSVFRCFLFPIAGPEQARELIAAHNREYAGATHNCFAYVCGWEREIQYYSDAGEPSGTAGKPILNALLRAGMTNVLAIVSRWYGGVKLGVKGLIEAYGNTAEHALELADKVPAEAQSWFSVAAEYAVVDSLTKLVHSLGGEIASANWAERAELVVRVPEAKRGRFSEFADGFHREKRLDYHLKEN
- a CDS encoding ChaN family lipoprotein; the protein is MRTVILIALLCLLGTALAGSGPIFVNAKTGKALEASQLARQLKKYDLIFFGEWHGNAAIHSAQASLLRELQAVDPRLALSFEMFERDVQTWLDQYLLGEITEEEFLAYSRPWPNYATDYRPLVEFAREQGLPAIAANVPRPLAGRAARLGEKFLEELADDEKAWVAERISAPEGKYKERFLATMRQNMGHGDPGDAQLYDNLFLAQCVKDDTMAESILQARQRFPKHRIIHFNGDFHSRESLGTVERVLERSPKLKAAVISPLAEGETIPEGAERIADWFILAPRE